The Triticum aestivum cultivar Chinese Spring chromosome 5A, IWGSC CS RefSeq v2.1, whole genome shotgun sequence genomic sequence ctttgctacaaactactacaaactacaaattttaggtgttttagttgttatatgatgatctttgctacaaactactatatatgtattcgatgatggattattaattacctattaggaaatgtctgatgacgaaagggaattcgctatgtgcgaGTACTGCGAAGATAAGCGCGGTCTATGCGACATGCCTCACTTGGTCGAAGGTCggcacttcagcatcaagctccaagagaccttcgatgttgaaacggtacgaaatgacgacaagtgttttttgttattttttgcacgacttctctgcttcttcaacgtgtaatttctgtcttttacaattcgactagcttatccaatgccatgcaagacgctatgtcttggagaagatgagTTTTGAAGATCATCAAAGaatggagacaaagataattcaactaaggacccatcatggttatgattttgctgtaaatctatacaattctgtgaactcatccaattttggttgcctaaattgggaagccctttgcaagttatatgattttcatgagggtatgcttctcaccttcgatcttggtgatcctgacatcaacgaaaatgatatgaccatttgggtcattgttgacacgcttccagttctaccgctgtgtgagtttcttaaacatatttactaagcaatttatattgtttatttcaaaatatttgacagtttatttccattgacagcttattttcattcttcaaaaaatgtacggaaaatGCTAGACAGAACCtgctactacaatgatgaagcacaattaacttataaggagcaagatggtcttatcgcattttttactgatattgagaattacaatagctattatcaaactcctccacattatggtcaatacgtgccactagtgcacgtgttgaactacggtaacatcaatggagatatcatggtaagattttctactattacgacatccgtgcatcttttgcataaactcttctaaagctaaactatattgctaactacaaagttattactatgtttctgaacagaaaatcccgatggattgtgtgcctcatttgatgttgACGAGAGGTCGCGTTAATGTTATGAGCTTACAGCCACCACAGCCAGGTCAGCCCCAGTATCCACATCACtcatgtccataccggatttctaaaagtgaggaagccatgataattgatgatttcaaaaaatgtttgaaccatcttagagagctacttggaagcaacattgtgcgtaggccaagacttggagacaagatgatctccgttctttattatggagagtcaattttccttaatgcagcgtcaatgcctatcttgttttatgatattttacctaagagagggtagagtaggtcctatgagaggagtaggtcgtagctagaatgtgttattatgtgctactatgtgttagagttgatgatgatgaggaggagttgtgattatgactagtgaccaacttgttatatgatgtctcattgacgaacattgttgatggtgatgacaagtggtaatgaatatgctatttaaaacatactagttcatgatgagttgttattgtataaaagataaatctgtttaaacatgtacagcGCCAAAATGCTAAAAAACCATAAAAGTTAGTACCGCTGGCCTAAAAACGCGCTACTAGTAGTTGAACTTACCTGTAGCGCTGGCCTAAAAACGCGCTACTAGTAgttgaacttaccagtagcgctggcctaaaaatatgctactgctacaaaatagctgtagcgtcgtagcagtagcgctggtgccaGCGCTACTGGTAGCACAAAAACCGGCGCTACtggtaagcattttcctagtagtgttggggtgctccaaggagagcacaacccaccagggcgcgccaggaggcccaggcacgccctggtgggttgtgcccacctcgggtgccccccggaccacctctttgctctataaataccccaatattcccaaaaccctaaggGAGTAAACGacatattgatccagccgccgcagagtatagaaccaccggatccaatatagacaccatctcggatggggttcaccaccttcattggtgcctctccgatcatgcgtgagtacttctttgtagaccttccgtagttagtagctagatggcttcctctctttctctaaattctcaatacaatggtctcttggagatccatatgatgtaactcttttgcagtatgtttgttgggatcgatgaactttgagtttatgatcagatctatctttttatatccatgaaagtatttgagtttctttgatctcttttatgcatgattgcttatagcctcgtatttcttctctaaaatttgggttttgtttggctaacttgatctatttatcttgcaatgggaagaggtgctttgtagtgggttcaatcttacggtgcttgatcccagtgacagatggggaaccgacacgtatgtatcgttgctactaaggataaaacgatggggtctatctctacatagatagatcttgtctacatcatgtcatcgttattattgcattaccccgtttctccatgaacttaatacactagatgcatgctggatagcggtcgatgtgtggagtaataatagtagatgcaggcaggagtcggtctactaatcttggacgtgatgcctatgtaatgatcattgcctggatatcatcatgattgtttgaagttctatcaatttcccaacagtaatttgttcacccaccgtttgctatttttctcgagagaagccactagtgaaaactacggccctcgggtctctttctcatatatttgcctttgcgatctactttttgctttgcttttattttcagatctattaaactaaaaatacaaaaataccttgctgtaatttattttatttggcgttcgatctatcaatattcaTAACTCTCTCACCTCCGTTTtcccatcttggggcgccgctacccgaaacaaccccttttacacgtcgggttgcgagtagctgttatttgtgtgcacgtgctgattacgttgtcttgcttggttctcctactggtttcatatctgagggaaatacctaccgccgttgtgctgcatcatcccttcctctttggggaaatatcaacgtagcttcaagcgacatcatggtCACATGGGGTCACTGACAGTCTTGGTCTGACCAGATCTGGCCATTGCTATGGGATTGGGACGGGCCAAGCCTAGCTAGGGTTTTGATGTCCCCATCCGGTGATCTTGGACCAACATATGTTGGTGCAGGTGTGCGAGGTTGGAGTGTCGGACACCGGGACGACGACCCTGGATGGCAGGCTGCGTGTCTCACTTTCCATTGAGTAGCATGGGAGTGTTTCTTGGTCATGCGGGTGGTGAGATGCATTCTGGCTGGTAGTCTTGGCGAAGCCGTCGCCCGTCAGTGGTGGCAAAGGCCTTATCCTGATCTACAGTTCTCGACCTGTTGTGGTAGTTCTGGTGGCCTGATTCCCCATTGGCGAGGTGCCGGGGAGGGTCTGAATGAAAGCTCCGAGCATCAATTCCTGTGGCCGTGATGCTTGCGGGTCTCATGTCCCTTTTGGGGGCATCGCCATGCCTCTTCTCCCCGTCAGTTTAGGATGAATACACTTGTCAGCCACGACAGACGCAGTGGTAGTGGTGCATTGCGTCGTGACCCTCGTGGGGGTGTCGCCGGTGAGTGCGACTTTCTTTCGGTTGCGGCTGCATGTTCAAAATGGTGTGGAGATCCAATAAACCCTACCTAGAACTCTGGTGACTCGCGATATCGTTTACACCTATCTTTTACACGTGACGACGTCCTCTCTTCGTCCTTCCTGCTTGCCGGCCGACATGGATGACACTCCTCTATTTAGAGCAAGAGGCTAGAGGGTCCTCTCCGGCGGTGGTTGGGTCGTGACAGTGCAACAAAGTCTAGTGGTTTCTCCTAGCATCCAAGGTGGTGCGTGGTTTCATGTTGGTGGCGGTCCTGGTTGGGTATCAAGGTGGTCCAGCCTCTCCTGTGCTTCTTCTCAGCAGAATGGTCGAGGCATCTAGTTGTGTACTTTCTGTGCTTGTTAGCATGTTTGGCTTGTTTCGCCGTGCTTTTCTTTGATAATCTTGTATGAGGATTTCCTCAACACCATGTATCATTCGATTGCGTAGCTTCCTTTATAAAGCAGGTGAAATTATGTTTCGAGATGAAATGCTTCTGTCACCAGCTCAGTACGCAGAAACATTTCAAATAATAatcatttggggggggggggtcaggtaATAATCACTTGTTTTGTCTATTTATGCACGTTTACCATATATGTTGTAGCGGCTTCCTGGAACCTGGTCCCCACTGTGCCCAATTTCTAAAACTTAGCAAAAAAAGTATAGTACTTAACATAAGACAAAAACATAACGCTCATATGTTTTTTAATACAACAAGCCACCTCATCAGTTTCCATTAAAGAAGCAGCCAATCGAACTTACAAGAGTTTTGAACCAAAAGGAAGCTAAAACAACTAAAGCAAGCTCGATAGGAAAGGGACCGTAACTTACTAATTACATGCACCAGGAAGCAGGATACCTCAACAACGACTCCAGGAAGCAACCTTTGCAAATTCAACATTCACATTCAATCCTGAGCACAACAGGGTTCCAACCATGGCATACTTCACATGTATTGCAAGAAAATCCTAGGTGTTCACCCCAGCATTAAACATATAATTAATTGTCATATAATAATCTATTATTTCATAACAAGGGGAAATGAACCTAGAATTTTAATTTGTTATGATAAATAAGACACGTCAGATTCCAAAAGAAGCAAATGAGATCATATTAGTGTGACAAATATAATATTGTCAATTATTCAGAAGGTAGAAAAACATTCACTGATTACAGACACACAATGGAATGACATATGCTCCATTTATTTTATAGATTAGGATGCATATCTAGGAACTCAACCATGTCCTTCACTTGTGCACTGGTCTTCGGGGTAATTAACAAATGTCTGTCTTAGTAGTGGTTGTTCTCCCAGAACTGAGCCTGGAGATAGTCTATTGTGTTCTTTTCCACCTGAAATGCCTTGGCAAGAACATCATCTGATATTGGTGGGTCTGACCCAAACACTGCATTGGCAATTGTGATAGCCCCTGGGTTCTGGCTGCTTAGCGCGGCAATTGCAACAGCAGGCAGGTGGGGGTTGGGGTTGAATTGGAAGTGGATGAGCCCCACGGGGAAGACAAACACATCACCTTTGTTGAGCACCTTGGAGAAGAACTTGTTTTTGTTGGGGGCGGGCTGGTTGGATGTCACAAAGCCAACGTACAGTGTTCCCTCGAGCACCGTGAGGATCTCAGTGGCGCGAGGGTGCGTATGTGGTGGGTTTTGGCCCAAGGGAGCATAGTCGATGCGCGCAATTGATATGCCGAGGGTGTTCAGTCCAGCAATCTGCATGACGTTGATCAAAGTGACGTTGGATCCAACCTTGTTGGGCACCCTAGGCTTGTCGAGGTTGGCCGCCTTGAAGAAGTCATCTGCATTGACCTCCATCGGGTTCTTGCAAACAAACCCATTGACACGGACTGGGGGCAAAAGAGATGTACATGTAATCTCAGATTTTACATTGTTTCGACTCGCATATAATTACCAGAAATAGATTTCAACATATGTATTTGGTGAAAACATGATGACAAAACGGATAGTACCTGGTGAATTCATGTCGGCGACACAAAAGTCCTGGAGTGGGCTAGGATCAGAAGCAGTGGCCTGCCATGAGACTAACGCAAGAAGTGCAGCAAGGAGGAGAAAGGAAGAGGAGGATGCCATTTCGTTTTAGTGTCTTTGGCTCTTCTGTTCTCTCGTCTTCCTATTTCTGTTTGTGGCGTGAGTGACGATGGTTTGAACATGCAGGGGATGCATGTGTTTATATAGGCGCAGAACTCGTGAGTAATAGACAAAGTCAAGTGCAACCGATCAACAGATTGAAATGGTCTCCGGCTGCTGATTAAACTATTTTGCATAACTTTACAGGTTCCCTTTAAGACACGTTTTCCCTTCAAAGAAGCAATGTGAAACTCTCTCCTGAGTCGCCACAATGCATGCAGGGCTGGTTCCAGGAAAAGTCACCACCCGTCGCCATTTAGGAAATTATTTTGAAGATAAGAAACAGCGACAAGATAAACAAATGAAATTCCACTACTTTAATTAGATACAGTATCACATACTTGGTCAGAATCTGAACTGGTGGTCTGGTGTGTATGCACAAAGTTAGTTAAAGAGCAGTTGAGAAAAGCCAAGTCATGTAAGGCCATCAAATATTGTCACGTACTCATGCGTGGGCTTGATTCATGGGTGCCTGCATGACTTCTTAAGAGATATAAACTGACTACTACTCCTGTTCTTTCCAGAAGTTGATATAGAATAATGTGTGCAATCGAGGTTTTCAAACTATAAAATTATATATTTGCCTGTAGATTTGTCATGAAACCCAGCAACATAAGACGACACGGCATATTGTGTGTGAAGAAGGAAGAAAGCGAGGCGCCTCGATCCACACATGAATCCACCTAATACATCTGCTATATGTAGCAGCCCCTGTACGTTATCATCACGTCAAATCTGGTATTTACTTGGTTAGATGTCTCTCGAAGTGGTTGAGTATTTTCAGGAGGAAGCAGCGGCATTAGTGGAGGAAGTGCCCAACCAAAAGGAGAGCTGCCACAGAGGCCATGATGATGGAGAGCAGGAAATTTTCATATGATCTTAGCAAGACTAGTTAACATCTTGCAAGGACTTTTATCAACCTGTTCTATCCAGAAGTTATTATAAAATATATGCAATCTATCTTTTCAAACTATGACCACTAATATAAACAAAATATATATTTTCCAACAGATTTGTCATGAAATCCAGCAACATAAGACAACACGGTAGCTAGCGGATTGTGCCGACAAGGAAGACATCGACGTGCGTCGATCCATGCACGAATCCACCTAATACAATTGACATATGTAGCAGCCCTGTTATCATCACAGTAGTCAGATATGTATTTGCTTGGGCAAATTTCTCTTGCAGTAGTTGAGTATTTGCAGGAAGAGGTGACGACATTAATGGATCTGCCTAACCAAAAGGAGAGAGATGACGACCTTACTAAGAGTAGTTAGCATCCTCGTGCTAAAATTTTTATCATGACCAGTTCAGTGCATAAATCTAACAATCTCGGTTGGCTTCCTACCTAGGTTCATGACACCAAACCTCACCTGCCCCCTTTTGTTAGTGTAAACAGTGCATCCAGTTACTAGGCTGGGTGGCCACACATAAACTGATTAATTTGTCAGAGGTGCGCGTTGGTAGGTTTGTGAAGGAAAAGATCAAGATATTTCCATCAGACAAATAAAATGCTTCTATCACAAGCTTGTTACAAAGAGCCAACTCAGATAATAATCTGTTCTCGTATATTTATGCATACTGTCTATATATGTCGGACCTGGTTTCTGGAACCTGGTTTGGTGTGCCTAGTTTCTGAAATGTAGCAAAAATCATATTTCTAGTTCTAAATTTAAGAAGAAAAAATAACGATCATAAGTTCTTTTTAGAGAATTTGCCTCCTCATCAATTTCCATTAAACAAACGGCTAATCAAATTTACAAGAGATTGGAACCAAAAAGAAGCTGAAACAAGACATGCAGGAAAATAGAGCTATCAGCAACCAAAAGAGCAGGTTCACAGCGGAGGAGCAATAAACTAAATCTCACATGCACCAGAAAGGGAGTGACCACAAGAACAACTCTACTAAGAAACTTTTGCACATTCAAGTTTTCACACTACAATCCTGAGCACAACCGGGTTCCAACCATGGCCTCAAGCATACTCCTCCTGAATCACCAGATTGATCTTTAACACCCTTTCTTCAACCCTTCCCCCATCTCGTGTTTCTGCAAAATGCTCCAACTATTAGGCTCTAGAATACGACAACATGATCATCTAGGATTTTTTTTATTAAAGCAAGCCGAGTTCCTAGTTTCCATATTGTCCAATGAATTGTTGTCTCCCCCACAGATAACCAATTTCCACAAAGACACGGGAAAATAGTTATTCCACACACTAGACAATGGCGCCGGCAATAACAACGGCGACAACATGATCAATGGGGACGATGATGACCCTAACGATGGAGAATATGATTTGGAGGATGAGGAGGAAGGAAGCCTTGGCCCCGATGAGTATGACGCTTTCGAGCTACCCCTTGAGGTACCCCAGCTCAAAACTATGTGCAAGCGATTGGCTAGTACGACCAAAAGCATCAAAAAGAAGTCCCAACATCTCAAGACCGAAGAAGATGAGATAAACGACATATGGAACGAGCTCCTTAGGGCCGAGCAGGCCCGAGAACAAGCTCGAACAGACTGGTGCTAACAGATCTTACCCCATGGCAACTTGCTAGACTAGATGGATGCGGAGACCGAGGACAGCGCGCTTTCAAAACGTAACTGGGTTGAAAGCCTCGACCGTCCTCCCTAGTGCAGAGATCGACAGATAGGCACTGAAAAATATGCCTTCGAGGCGCATGGAGCCCGAGGTGGAGTCAATCCACCACTGACCACCATGAGATACAAACCCAAGGGGAAGTGGCCCTTAAGCTCCGAAACCCCACATCGACCAATCTACAAGTCTCGGCAATGCCCACCTGCTAGACAGACAGGATATTTTGCATAGCTAGCAAAGAATGGCGATGTGTGCAACTACACTTGCGACTGCACAACAACGATGTCGGACGTACGCCACACGACTGCAAGTGTCTGAGGAGCTACACACCCTCGATGCTTTACAGATGAGTTCATGCAACACCAGTTCCCTGCTAATCCCGTAATaggaagggtgatgtagcacaacagtaaaaagtattttcctcagttaagaaccaaggtttatcgaaccagtaggagtccACAAGCTAGCAAGATAagcatcacctgcacacaaacaaaataAATGCTTGCCCCCAACTTGGCAAGGGGGTTGTTAATCCCCTCGTCTTGCTAGTTACAAAGTTAAAAGCAAATAGTGATAGACAATGATATGTCAAATGGCAAAATAGTAAAGAGAGCAATAGAGCAACACAAATAATAATAGAGAATggacccgggtgccataggttcactagtgacttctctctgGAAAGCAGGTAATGGCatagtaaacaaattattgttgggcaattgacaaataaatatcattcatggcataatcttGTATAGGCATCATGTGCATGAAAATTAGACCATaatccatctgcatctactactattaccccaccccaagaccgctatccagcatgcatgtcaCAGTGTTAAGTTGGCAAGAAATAGAGtaacgcaataagcaagatgacatgatgtagctcaACAGAAAGAAACGTAGCAATAAGATCAATCCccgttgttttatccttagtagcaacaacacatcaTGTGCCTTTGCCCCCTTTTTGTCACTGGGCAAGATCACCGTGAGGTTTaacctactactatgcaccactccctCCGAAGAATTACCCATATTTCTCGGCCAGGGAAGACAAATAACTCAAAAAGTACACATAGTTACTTAATCATACAACAAAGAAACTCCAATTCTATTCAATGAACaatctggtcataaatccacaaatcATCGGATCACAACAAAGACACCATAAGAATTACATCGGATTGATCTTagaggagatcattgtattgaagatccaagagagatagagagagagaagaagtcatccaGCTGCTACTATGGAACCGTAGATCCTGAAGTAACTACTCAGACATCAACATGGAGGCAGCAAGGTTTATGCAGATGGCCACCCCAACGGTTCCCCCCCCCCCGATAGAGCTCCAAAACAGGGCTCTAGATGGGATCGGTTCGgaacagagacttgcg encodes the following:
- the LOC123108511 gene encoding germin-like protein 8-11, which encodes MASSSSFLLLAALLALVSWQATASDPSPLQDFCVADMNSPVRVNGFVCKNPMEVNADDFFKAANLDKPRVPNKVGSNVTLINVMQIAGLNTLGISIARIDYAPLGQNPPHTHPRATEILTVLEGTLYVGFVTSNQPAPNKNKFFSKVLNKGDVFVFPVGLIHFQFNPNPHLPAVAIAALSSQNPGAITIANAVFGSDPPISDDVLAKAFQVEKNTIDYLQAQFWENNHY